CCGGTGGCGACGTAGAGGAGGGTCACGAACAGGCCGAAGAAGAGGAGCGAGGTGCCGAGGTCGCGTTCCAGGATCAGGACGCCGACGCTCAGCAGCCAGATCGCGACGATCGGGCCCAGCACGCGGCCGGTGGGGAGCTGGAGGCGCCAGACGCGGCGGCCGGCGTAGGCGAGCGCGTTGCGGTTGGCCGCGAGGTACGCGGCGAAGAAGACCGCCAGCAGCACCTTCGCGAACTCGCCCGGCTGGATGGAGAATCCGGCGATCCGGATCCAGATCCGGGCCCCGTTCACGGCAGGGAAGAGGACCGGGAGGGTGAGGAGGACGAGGGCGGCGGCCACGCAGACGTAGGCGTAGCGCTGGAGCACGCGGTGGTCGCGGAGGGCCACGACCACGACGATGAAGAGGGTCACGCCCAGGGTGGACCAGACGAGTTGGGTGGGCGCCGCCCGGTCGCCCGGGGTCTCCAGGTCGAGCCGGTAGATGAGGACGAGCCCCAGGCCGTTGAGGAGGACCCCGATCGGGAGGAGGAGCGGGTCGGCGTACGGGGCCCGCAGGCGCACCGCGATGTGCGCGAGCAGGGCGAGCACGCCGAGCCCGGCGCCGTAGCCGGCGGCGCCGGGCGGGACCGTGCCGTTCTTGGCGAGACCGACAGCGCAGTAGCCGTACACGGAGAGGAGTACGGCCACGACGATGAGGGTGAGTTCGATGCCACGGCGCCGGGGGAGGCGTACAGCGGGCGTGGGAAGGTCCGCTGTGACGGTGGTTCCGGCGTTGGTCATGTCCGGAACTTACCCAAATGGGACGGGTTG
The nucleotide sequence above comes from Streptomyces sp. N50. Encoded proteins:
- a CDS encoding FtsW/RodA/SpoVE family cell cycle protein, yielding MTNAGTTVTADLPTPAVRLPRRRGIELTLIVVAVLLSVYGYCAVGLAKNGTVPPGAAGYGAGLGVLALLAHIAVRLRAPYADPLLLPIGVLLNGLGLVLIYRLDLETPGDRAAPTQLVWSTLGVTLFIVVVVALRDHRVLQRYAYVCVAAALVLLTLPVLFPAVNGARIWIRIAGFSIQPGEFAKVLLAVFFAAYLAANRNALAYAGRRVWRLQLPTGRVLGPIVAIWLLSVGVLILERDLGTSLLFFGLFVTLLYVATGRTGWIAVGLLLAVLGAVAVGRLEPHVHSRVQDWLHPFASIDAGHGPNQLAQSLFAFAAGGMLGTGLGLGHSVLIGFAAKSDFILATAGEELGLSGLSAIFILYGLLVERGYRAGLALRDPFGRLLAVGLASIVALQVFVIAGGVTGLIPLTGMAMPFLAQGGSSVVTNWAIVALLIRLSDSSRRQSDYAIEVAA